One window from the genome of Cyanobacteriota bacterium encodes:
- a CDS encoding ABC transporter substrate-binding protein, translated as MTNQFGRRKFLVYGSAALGTSVLLKACASPTPTGSSPTGESPAASPASGGTIKVGILHSLSGTMAISEKSVVDAEQLAIEEINKAGG; from the coding sequence ATGACAAATCAGTTTGGTAGACGAAAGTTCTTAGTGTATGGCTCTGCTGCACTGGGAACCAGCGTTTTGTTGAAGGCTTGTGCTTCCCCAACACCGACTGGCTCTAGTCCAACGGGTGAGTCACCAGCAGCGTCTCCTGCCAGTGGAGGTACGATTAAGGTAGGCATTCTGCATTCACTGAGTGGCACGATGGCAATCTCGGAAAAGAGTGTAGTCGATGCTGAACAACTGGCGATCGAGGAAATTAACAAAGCTGGTGG
- a CDS encoding 4-hydroxybenzoate solanesyltransferase — translation MIRDNHEPRWWTIVRLLRWDKPEGRLILMLPALWALVLAAKGQPEPLLVVVIVLGSLATSAAGCVVNDLWDRDIDPQVQRTLNRPLASRALSVTTGIVVAIVAFACALGLAIYLNPWRNPLSFWLCVAAVPVIIVYPLMKRVFPIPQLVLSIAWGFAVLISWTAVTTRLELGTWLLWAATVLWTMGFDTIYAMADREDDRRIGINSSALLFGRAVPHVVGSFFFGTVALLSCLGVVLKLTLGFWVMLVLAALGWAHQYRRLQRNQLSAADYGQMFRQNVWIGFLLLVGMEIGLLL, via the coding sequence ATGATTCGTGACAACCATGAACCTCGATGGTGGACGATCGTTCGCCTGTTGCGCTGGGACAAGCCTGAAGGACGCTTGATCCTGATGTTGCCTGCTTTATGGGCACTAGTGCTAGCGGCTAAAGGGCAACCAGAACCGTTATTAGTTGTAGTGATTGTGCTGGGTAGTTTGGCGACGAGTGCTGCTGGATGTGTTGTCAACGATCTGTGGGATCGAGACATTGATCCCCAGGTACAGCGGACACTCAACCGTCCCCTTGCCTCCAGAGCACTGTCGGTTACAACTGGCATTGTGGTGGCGATCGTTGCCTTTGCCTGTGCCCTGGGGCTAGCTATCTACCTGAATCCCTGGCGTAATCCCTTGAGCTTTTGGCTATGTGTAGCAGCGGTGCCAGTCATTATTGTCTATCCGTTGATGAAGCGGGTATTTCCTATTCCCCAGTTGGTGTTGTCGATCGCGTGGGGCTTTGCAGTTTTGATTAGCTGGACAGCCGTAACCACTCGGCTAGAACTGGGAACTTGGTTACTCTGGGCAGCTACAGTGCTTTGGACGATGGGTTTTGACACCATCTACGCTATGGCAGACCGTGAAGACGATCGCCGCATTGGCATCAACTCTAGCGCACTATTGTTCGGTCGTGCAGTTCCCCACGTAGTGGGCAGCTTTTTCTTCGGCACAGTTGCTCTGCTGTCTTGTTTAGGAGTTGTGTTAAAGCTGACGCTCGGCTTTTGGGTAATGCTAGTGTTAGCGGCTCTAGGTTGGGCACATCAATATCGACGGCTACAGCGCAATCAGTTATCAGCCGCTGACTATGGCCAGATGTTTCGTCAAAACGTTTGGATAGGTTTCCTGCTGTTAGTAGGTATGGAAATTGGGTTGTTGCTGTAG